Proteins found in one Helicobacter colisuis genomic segment:
- a CDS encoding aspartate aminotransferase family protein: protein MTTQDLKQMDLDYTLHTYARNYTHFVRGEGSRLFDSEGKDYIDFGAGIAVCSVGHGNKRLANAICQQARELIHTSNLYLIEPQAKLAKELIKQSGYDMRVFFANSGAEANEGAIKIARKFGEVNGETKRYQVITLDSSFHGRTISTLKATAQDKMHHYFGPFPDGFVYAKDILDIPNKISPVTCAVLLELVQGEGGITPFDKAEIQKLAKFLKEKNILLMIDEVQTGIYRSGELFASSYYEITPDVITTAKGLAGGVPIGAVMTSLKDIFSPGDHGSTFGGNFLSTRAALEVLEILKEEKQSGRLEQTISYFAQKLQNLQKSYPEIFTQEVGLGLMRGLRLKDTESFNLFLQKTCENRVLVLKSGKNTARFLPALTISKEEIDEGFERINRSLKDF from the coding sequence ATGACAACACAAGACTTAAAACAAATGGATTTAGATTATACTCTACACACTTATGCGCGCAATTACACACATTTTGTAAGGGGAGAGGGTTCAAGGCTGTTTGATAGTGAGGGTAAAGATTACATTGATTTTGGTGCTGGAATCGCCGTTTGTAGCGTAGGTCATGGCAACAAGCGATTAGCCAATGCTATTTGTCAGCAAGCAAGAGAACTCATTCACACTTCCAATCTTTATTTAATTGAACCCCAAGCTAAACTAGCTAAAGAGCTTATAAAACAAAGTGGCTATGATATGCGTGTATTTTTTGCAAATTCTGGTGCAGAGGCAAATGAAGGTGCTATAAAAATTGCTAGAAAATTTGGCGAAGTCAATGGAGAGACCAAGCGTTATCAAGTAATTACCTTAGATTCTTCATTTCATGGGCGCACTATTAGCACGCTAAAAGCCACTGCTCAAGATAAAATGCACCATTATTTTGGACCTTTTCCAGATGGCTTTGTGTATGCCAAGGATATTCTAGATATTCCAAACAAAATTAGCCCCGTTACTTGCGCAGTGCTTTTGGAACTTGTTCAAGGCGAAGGGGGCATTACACCTTTTGATAAAGCAGAAATTCAAAAACTGGCTAAATTTTTAAAAGAAAAAAATATTTTGCTAATGATTGATGAAGTGCAAACAGGAATCTATCGTAGCGGAGAGCTTTTTGCTTCTAGTTATTATGAAATCACTCCTGATGTCATCACAACCGCTAAAGGATTAGCTGGTGGCGTCCCAATTGGCGCAGTCATGACAAGCCTTAAAGATATTTTCTCTCCAGGTGATCATGGAAGCACCTTTGGGGGAAATTTCCTCTCTACAAGAGCAGCACTAGAAGTTTTAGAGATTCTTAAAGAAGAGAAACAAAGTGGCAGATTAGAGCAAACAATCTCTTACTTCGCCCAAAAACTCCAAAATTTACAAAAATCTTACCCAGAAATCTTCACACAAGAAGTGGGCTTAGGGCTTATGCGCGGACTTAGATTAAAAGATACAGAATCCTTTAATCTCTTTTTGCAAAAAACTTGTGAGAATCGAGTTTTAGTGCTAAAAAGTGGTAAAAATACGGCACGATTCTTACCTGCCTTAACTATTAGCAAAGAAGAAATTGATGAAGGTTTTGAACGCATTAATCGTTCCCTCAAGGACTTTTAA
- a CDS encoding flagellin, whose protein sequence is MKIGNTQANESLINLNKAKEDEEKVLKKIASPRPIEATDGASLAIANALLAQANSMSQGIRNANDAIGMMQIADGTLSTLSDSAIRMNELSVAMGNPALNNSQRAMIESEAAALTQSMNDAVSQATFNGKNVFGGQMDFMTGNGLESINLQSPNTANLSVNNQQSILSFIEDLGMRRADIGAAMNGIQSGIDSNMQTIVNLKAAEGNLLDDDLAENYNELNNAKLRANAALYASSFNTQYLQNRLDALLG, encoded by the coding sequence ATGAAAATTGGAAATACACAAGCTAATGAAAGTCTAATTAATCTTAACAAAGCAAAAGAAGATGAAGAGAAAGTACTAAAGAAAATCGCTTCACCTCGCCCTATTGAAGCTACTGATGGTGCGAGTTTGGCTATTGCTAATGCGCTTTTAGCACAGGCAAATTCAATGTCTCAAGGGATTCGCAATGCTAATGATGCTATTGGTATGATGCAAATTGCAGATGGCACACTCTCTACTTTGAGTGATTCTGCTATTAGAATGAATGAACTCTCTGTAGCAATGGGGAATCCCGCGCTAAATAATTCTCAAAGAGCAATGATTGAGAGTGAAGCAGCAGCTTTAACACAATCAATGAATGATGCTGTGTCTCAAGCGACTTTTAATGGTAAAAATGTTTTTGGTGGGCAAATGGATTTTATGACAGGCAATGGATTAGAAAGCATTAACTTGCAATCTCCAAACACTGCTAATTTAAGTGTTAATAATCAGCAAAGCATTTTAAGTTTCATTGAGGATTTAGGAATGAGGCGTGCTGATATTGGTGCAGCAATGAATGGAATACAATCAGGTATTGATTCAAATATGCAAACAATTGTTAATCTTAAAGCAGCAGAGGGTAATTTACTAGATGATGATTTAGCGGAAAACTACAATGAATTAAATAATGCTAAATTAAGAGCTAATGCAGCTTTATACGCATCTTCATTTAATACACAATATTTGCAAAACCGATTAGACGCACTTTTGGGCTAG
- a CDS encoding acetyl-CoA carboxylase biotin carboxylase subunit, translating into MSPTKEINTILIANRGEIALRAIRTIKEMGKRAIAVYSTADKDAHYLDLADAKICIGGDKSNESYLNIPAIISAAELFNADAIFPGYGFLSENQNFVEICNYHNIEFIGPNSEVMALMSDKSKAKEVMKNAGVPVIPGSDGAVKSKEEALELAKEIGYPVILKAAAGGGGRGMRIVQNEENMFNAYLAAESEAISAFGDGTIYMEKFIDKPKHIEVQILADKYGNVLHVGERDCSLQRRHQKLIEESPAPTLEPETRRKLLETAITATKAIRYVGAGTYEFLLDNNQNFYFMEMNTRLQVEHPVSELVSGLDIIELMIQIAEGKKLPKQEEVNFKGCAIECRITAEDPVKFYPSAGKITKWIAPGGNNVRMDTHAYAGYVVPMFYDSMIGKLIVWGKTRNEAIARMSRALDEFCVEGIKTTIDFHKKMMQNDDFKRGVIHTKYLEQKMENGTKNA; encoded by the coding sequence ATGTCTCCAACCAAAGAAATTAATACGATTTTAATTGCTAATCGCGGAGAGATTGCATTAAGAGCTATCCGCACCATTAAAGAAATGGGTAAAAGGGCGATTGCAGTGTATTCAACAGCTGATAAAGATGCTCATTATTTAGATCTTGCAGATGCAAAAATTTGTATTGGCGGGGATAAATCTAATGAAAGTTATTTGAATATTCCTGCTATTATTTCAGCTGCAGAGCTGTTTAATGCTGATGCAATTTTCCCAGGCTATGGTTTTTTAAGTGAGAATCAAAACTTTGTAGAAATTTGCAATTACCACAACATTGAATTTATTGGTCCAAATTCTGAAGTAATGGCATTAATGAGTGATAAAAGTAAAGCAAAAGAAGTTATGAAAAATGCTGGAGTGCCTGTAATACCAGGAAGCGACGGAGCGGTAAAATCCAAAGAAGAAGCTTTAGAACTTGCAAAAGAAATTGGCTATCCTGTAATTTTAAAAGCAGCAGCAGGTGGGGGCGGTCGCGGAATGCGGATTGTCCAAAATGAAGAAAATATGTTTAATGCTTATTTAGCGGCAGAAAGTGAAGCAATTAGTGCTTTTGGAGATGGGACAATTTATATGGAGAAGTTCATTGATAAGCCAAAGCATATTGAAGTGCAGATATTAGCAGATAAATACGGTAATGTTTTGCATGTAGGGGAGAGAGATTGTTCTCTCCAAAGAAGACACCAAAAATTAATCGAAGAATCTCCAGCACCAACATTAGAGCCAGAAACGCGTAGAAAGCTTTTGGAAACCGCAATTACTGCGACAAAGGCTATTAGATATGTGGGAGCAGGAACTTATGAATTTTTGCTTGATAATAATCAAAATTTTTATTTTATGGAGATGAATACGCGTTTGCAAGTTGAACACCCTGTGAGTGAGCTTGTAAGTGGATTAGATATTATTGAACTAATGATACAAATTGCCGAGGGCAAAAAGCTTCCTAAACAAGAGGAAGTGAATTTTAAAGGTTGTGCGATTGAATGTCGAATCACAGCTGAAGATCCAGTAAAATTCTATCCATCTGCAGGAAAAATTACTAAATGGATTGCACCAGGTGGCAATAATGTGCGTATGGATACTCACGCGTATGCTGGGTATGTTGTTCCTATGTTTTATGATTCGATGATTGGCAAATTAATTGTATGGGGTAAAACTCGTAATGAAGCTATTGCTAGAATGAGTAGAGCCTTAGATGAGTTTTGTGTGGAGGGTATTAAAACAACGATTGACTTCCATAAAAAAATGATGCAAAATGACGATTTTAAAAGAGGCGTTATCCATACCAAATATTTGGAACAAAAAATGGAAAATGGAACGAAAAATGCTTGA
- the dcd gene encoding dCTP deaminase: protein MGLKEDAWIRKMAIDHKMIEPFCENQVGKGVVSYGLSSYGYDIRVSNEFKIFTNINAMVVDPKNFDSANVVDFVGDICIVPPNSFALARTIEYFKIPRNVLAICLGKSTYARCGIIVNVTPFEPEFEGHITIEISNTTPLPAKIYANEGIAQVLFLEGDAPCEISYKDKKGKYQSQTGITLPRILKN, encoded by the coding sequence ATGGGATTAAAAGAAGATGCTTGGATTAGAAAAATGGCAATAGATCACAAGATGATTGAACCATTCTGTGAAAATCAAGTTGGTAAAGGCGTAGTAAGCTATGGGCTATCAAGCTATGGTTATGACATACGCGTAAGCAATGAATTTAAAATTTTTACCAATATCAATGCAATGGTAGTCGATCCAAAGAATTTTGATTCTGCTAATGTAGTTGATTTTGTAGGTGATATCTGTATTGTCCCCCCAAATTCATTTGCGCTTGCACGCACCATAGAATACTTCAAAATCCCTCGCAATGTCCTAGCTATTTGCCTTGGCAAAAGCACCTATGCGCGTTGTGGTATCATTGTCAATGTAACACCTTTTGAACCCGAATTTGAAGGACATATTACTATAGAAATTAGCAATACCACTCCACTTCCCGCCAAAATTTACGCCAATGAAGGAATTGCGCAAGTTTTATTTTTGGAAGGTGATGCACCTTGTGAAATAAGCTATAAAGACAAAAAAGGCAAATATCAATCTCAAACTGGAATTACACTCCCAAGAATCTTAAAAAATTAA
- the accB gene encoding acetyl-CoA carboxylase biotin carboxyl carrier protein, translated as MDFKEIKELIKIFDSSSLSALSITQENSKIKLEKGTKSAQIVESQNMQVLSPIQIPQNTPQVEVAAPTSPAQSSKGAQGETINSPMVGTFYRCPSPDAPAYVNVGDKVKKGQTLGIIEAMKIMNEIEAEFDCVIKEIIPNDAQPVEYNSPLFVVEKI; from the coding sequence ATGGATTTTAAGGAAATAAAAGAGCTGATTAAAATTTTTGATTCAAGTTCATTGAGTGCATTAAGCATTACTCAGGAGAATTCCAAAATTAAATTAGAAAAAGGCACCAAGAGCGCACAAATCGTAGAATCTCAAAATATGCAGGTTTTATCTCCTATTCAAATCCCTCAAAACACACCTCAAGTGGAAGTAGCAGCCCCAACTTCTCCCGCTCAAAGCTCTAAAGGTGCTCAAGGAGAAACAATAAATTCCCCAATGGTTGGGACATTTTATCGTTGCCCTTCTCCAGATGCTCCTGCTTATGTTAATGTGGGTGATAAGGTTAAAAAGGGGCAAACTCTAGGAATCATTGAAGCAATGAAAATTATGAATGAAATTGAAGCAGAGTTTGATTGTGTGATTAAAGAGATTATCCCTAATGATGCACAACCTGTGGAGTATAATTCTCCTTTATTTGTGGTGGAGAAAATCTAA